CGGGCGTGGCGCTGTTTGCCTCCTGCGGCGACGTGGCATTGGCGCGCGGCATGAAAGCCTTTGGCGCGATCTCGCTCGCCCACTGGACATCGATCTTCTCCGCTCTTCTTAGCCCTTGGGTGATCCTGGGAATCTGCCTGCTGCTGGCCTTTTTCGTCAGCTACCTGTCGGCGCTCTCTTTCGCCGATCTCACCTACGTCCTCCCGGCAACTTCTCTCGGCTACATTGTGATGGCTCTGCTGGCGAAATTTTTCCTGCACGAAAACATCAGCATCCTGCGTTGGACGGGAATTCTGCTGATTGCCTTGGGTGTGGGTTTTGTCGCGCGTGGACCAGCTCTTACCCTCGACCACGAGCGTTCTGCCGACCTTGCCGGGAATGTTCATCACGCGCCTGCACGAGGTGAGTCGTGAAGCACCTTTACACCTGGGTTAGCATTCTTGCCGTCGTCCTCTTCTCCACTGTTGGAGAC
The Terriglobales bacterium DNA segment above includes these coding regions:
- a CDS encoding EamA family transporter — encoded protein: MNLRKLATLAGVALFASCGDVALARGMKAFGAISLAHWTSIFSALLSPWVILGICLLLAFFVSYLSALSFADLTYVLPATSLGYIVMALLAKFFLHENISILRWTGILLIALGVGFVARGPALTLDHERSADLAGNVHHAPARGES